A portion of the Nitrospira defluvii genome contains these proteins:
- a CDS encoding cytochrome-c peroxidase: protein MRKTRMRWVAGVAAGVMVGACGLAATRVMGEPSGPQSTPTSVTQEIPLGLEDPAGYIPADNPQTAKKIELGRVLFFDKRLSKTNTVACANCHMPGLAFTDGQAVSMGINRLQGGRSAPTAINRVYSKAQFWDGRAQTLEEQSTGPFINPVEHGFLDYDEMIAKMKTISGYRTLFGEVFHSEITEQNIGKAIASFQRTLISGNSPADRFDFGGEEQALSDSAKRGLELFRGKARCTRCHSGFNFSDEKFHNLGIGWDTNTVDLGRYMVTKNPEDIGAFKTPTLREISRTAPYMHDGRFGTLEEVVDFYNQGGIKNPHLDNTLIPLELTAEEKRDVVAFLRSLNGEGWQQVAAPVEFPK from the coding sequence ATGCGGAAGACAAGGATGAGATGGGTCGCAGGCGTCGCGGCAGGGGTCATGGTCGGAGCGTGTGGTCTGGCGGCGACGCGTGTCATGGGCGAACCGTCGGGGCCTCAATCGACTCCGACTTCCGTCACGCAGGAGATCCCGTTGGGACTAGAGGACCCGGCGGGCTACATTCCGGCGGACAATCCACAAACGGCGAAGAAGATCGAGCTCGGGCGGGTTCTGTTCTTTGATAAGCGGCTGTCTAAGACGAACACCGTCGCTTGTGCGAACTGCCACATGCCCGGCCTGGCGTTTACCGACGGACAGGCCGTGTCGATGGGGATCAATCGGTTGCAAGGCGGTCGAAGCGCCCCGACAGCGATCAATCGCGTGTATAGCAAGGCGCAGTTTTGGGATGGACGCGCTCAAACCCTGGAAGAACAATCGACCGGACCGTTTATCAATCCGGTTGAACATGGCTTTCTCGACTATGATGAGATGATCGCCAAGATGAAAACGATCAGCGGCTACCGCACGCTCTTCGGCGAGGTGTTCCACAGCGAGATTACGGAGCAGAACATCGGCAAGGCGATTGCGAGTTTTCAACGGACGCTGATCTCGGGCAATAGTCCTGCGGATCGGTTCGACTTCGGCGGAGAGGAGCAAGCCCTGAGCGACTCCGCCAAACGAGGCTTGGAATTGTTCCGCGGCAAGGCGCGCTGCACGCGTTGCCACTCGGGGTTCAATTTCTCCGATGAAAAGTTCCACAACCTGGGGATCGGCTGGGATACGAACACGGTGGACTTGGGCCGGTACATGGTGACCAAGAATCCGGAGGATATCGGGGCGTTCAAGACGCCGACCTTGCGGGAGATCTCGCGCACGGCTCCGTACATGCACGACGGACGCTTCGGCACGCTGGAGGAGGTCGTCGACTTCTACAATCAGGGAGGGATTAAGAATCCCCATCTCGACAATACGTTGATTCCGTTAGAGCTCACTGCAGAAGAGAAGCGGGATGTGGTAGCGTTTTTGCGGTCACTCAATGGTGAAGGCTGGCAACAGGTGGCGGCACCGGTCGAGTTTCCAAAGTAG
- a CDS encoding hydrogen peroxide-inducible genes activator, giving the protein MTLTELQYIVALAQERHFGRAAERSFVTQPALSLAIKKLEEELGVAIFERRKHQAVLTPLGEQIVHQAQLVLEEVDRIKLLAAQGKNQLVGALRLGAIATVGPYLLPDLVPLLHKRAPEMPLEIEENLTVNLTAMLKSGKLDVIMIALPFEEPGILVQALYDEPFKAVVPSDHRLAKKGTIDPSAMMGERVLLPHAGHCFRHQVLEACPELSRSDSEGLQGNSLETIRQMVASGLGITVMPSSAVTSRHLNKRLTVLDFTKPVPERRIALAWRKGFARPAVISVIQEAVKMLKIAGLEPISATA; this is encoded by the coding sequence ATGACCTTGACCGAACTGCAGTACATCGTCGCCTTGGCACAAGAACGGCATTTCGGCCGCGCAGCCGAGCGGAGTTTCGTGACGCAGCCGGCGCTGAGTCTGGCCATCAAGAAGCTGGAGGAAGAGTTGGGCGTGGCGATCTTTGAGCGACGCAAACACCAGGCAGTGCTCACCCCCCTTGGGGAACAAATCGTCCACCAAGCCCAGCTGGTGCTGGAGGAAGTGGATCGCATCAAACTTCTCGCCGCCCAAGGGAAGAATCAGCTGGTGGGAGCGTTACGGCTCGGCGCCATTGCGACGGTCGGCCCGTACCTGCTGCCGGATCTCGTGCCGCTCCTGCACAAGCGGGCACCGGAGATGCCGTTGGAGATCGAGGAGAACCTTACGGTCAACCTGACCGCCATGTTGAAGAGCGGCAAGCTCGACGTCATCATGATCGCCTTGCCGTTTGAAGAGCCTGGGATATTGGTGCAAGCACTGTACGACGAACCTTTTAAGGCTGTCGTGCCGTCAGACCATCGACTCGCGAAGAAGGGAACCATCGATCCTTCGGCCATGATGGGCGAGCGAGTCCTGTTACCCCATGCCGGTCATTGCTTCAGACATCAGGTGCTGGAGGCCTGCCCGGAACTCAGCCGGTCGGACTCCGAGGGCTTGCAGGGGAATTCGCTGGAGACCATTCGTCAAATGGTCGCCTCAGGGCTCGGCATTACCGTCATGCCCTCCAGCGCCGTCACTAGCAGACATCTGAACAAACGGCTCACCGTGTTGGATTTTACGAAACCGGTGCCCGAGCGTCGCATTGCCCTGGCTTGGCGCAAGGGGTTCGCCAGACCGGCCGTCATCAGCGTGATTCAAGAAGCCGTGAAGATGTTGAAGATTGCAGGACTGGAACCGATCTCCGCGACGGCCTGA
- a CDS encoding hydroxyisourate hydrolase — MASFFPEVVVVFTVQDLTQTYHVPLLLSPFGYSTYRRS; from the coding sequence GTGGCGAGTTTCTTCCCCGAGGTGGTCGTGGTGTTTACCGTGCAGGACCTGACGCAGACCTACCACGTCCCGCTGCTGCTCAGCCCGTTTGGGTATAGCACTTACCGACGCAGCTGA
- a CDS encoding ankyrin repeat domain-containing protein, with the protein MNLPFLTLSCVLSLCLGGVGGADAASVAGDRDQALIRAAEGNDVALVRQLVADGADLRARDGRGRTALLAATYQNHVESAGLLIQAGADVNAQDVIQNSPLLLAGASGYLEIVKLALVAGPDFTVYNRFGGTALIPACERGHVDVVRELLKTTIDVNHVNRLGWTALLEAILLSDGGATHQEIVRLLLARGANPNLADHDGVTPLRHARQKGYRVMADLLLAAGAHE; encoded by the coding sequence GTGAACCTCCCCTTCCTCACGCTCTCCTGCGTGCTTAGCCTGTGCCTCGGCGGCGTCGGCGGGGCGGACGCGGCGTCGGTGGCCGGGGACCGGGACCAGGCCTTGATCAGGGCGGCGGAAGGGAACGATGTCGCGCTAGTCCGGCAGTTGGTGGCAGACGGGGCCGACCTCCGCGCGCGTGACGGACGCGGGCGCACGGCCTTGCTGGCGGCGACGTATCAGAATCACGTGGAAAGCGCCGGGTTGCTCATCCAAGCGGGCGCCGACGTTAATGCCCAAGACGTGATACAGAACAGCCCGCTGCTCCTGGCCGGCGCCAGCGGCTACCTTGAGATTGTGAAGCTCGCCTTGGTCGCTGGTCCCGATTTCACCGTCTATAACCGGTTCGGCGGGACGGCACTCATTCCAGCCTGTGAGCGTGGCCATGTCGACGTGGTGCGGGAACTCTTGAAGACGACGATCGATGTGAACCACGTCAACCGATTGGGGTGGACGGCCTTGTTGGAAGCGATTCTGTTGAGTGACGGCGGGGCGACACATCAAGAGATCGTTCGACTGTTGCTGGCCCGTGGGGCGAATCCGAATCTCGCCGACCACGATGGGGTGACGCCGTTGCGGCACGCCAGGCAGAAAGGATACCGGGTGATGGCGGACCTGTTGCTGGCTGCGGGAGCCCACGAATAA
- a CDS encoding MBL fold metallo-hydrolase, which yields MANPTQRLIENVEGNFYVDVRCINCDACRQLAPSSFAEAGDYSVVTRQPVTDREIREAYHALLACPTGAIGVAQGDKGALDLARTDFPLPIEDQVYYCGFNSEQSFGANSFFVRHPDGNWLIDSPRYLKHLVDAFERLGGLSYIFLTHEDDVADAARYARRFGATRIIHRADAHALPGAEEIIEGADEIVYRPEFRIIPVPGHTEGSLCLLYRDRFLFTGDHLWWEPETRRLETPRQLVWNADALLRSCERLTRHPFDWVLAGHGGRIRLPPQEMRAALQDLVLRRQGVRT from the coding sequence ATGGCAAACCCGACGCAACGATTGATCGAGAATGTGGAAGGCAATTTCTACGTGGATGTCAGGTGCATCAACTGCGATGCCTGCCGTCAATTGGCTCCGTCCAGTTTCGCGGAAGCCGGGGACTATTCGGTCGTGACTCGTCAGCCGGTCACGGATCGCGAGATTCGAGAGGCCTACCATGCCCTGCTCGCCTGTCCCACCGGGGCGATCGGCGTCGCTCAGGGAGACAAGGGTGCGCTGGATCTCGCTCGGACCGACTTTCCCCTTCCCATCGAGGACCAGGTGTATTACTGCGGGTTCAATTCGGAACAGTCGTTCGGGGCCAACAGTTTCTTCGTACGGCACCCCGATGGAAATTGGTTGATCGATTCGCCGCGGTATCTGAAGCACCTGGTGGATGCCTTCGAGCGCCTCGGCGGCCTGTCGTATATTTTCCTGACGCATGAGGATGATGTGGCGGATGCCGCACGGTATGCGCGGCGCTTTGGCGCGACACGCATCATTCACCGGGCTGATGCCCATGCCCTACCTGGAGCGGAGGAGATCATCGAGGGAGCGGACGAGATCGTGTACCGACCGGAGTTTCGCATCATTCCCGTGCCCGGTCACACCGAAGGGAGCCTCTGCCTCTTGTATCGAGATCGGTTCTTATTCACGGGCGATCATCTGTGGTGGGAGCCGGAGACTCGGCGACTGGAAACTCCCCGGCAGTTGGTATGGAACGCCGATGCCCTCCTCCGGTCCTGCGAACGGCTCACCCGACATCCTTTCGATTGGGTCTTGGCCGGCCATGGGGGGCGGATACGTCTACCGCCACAGGAGATGCGGGCGGCACTCCAGGATCTGGTCCTTCGCAGACAAGGGGTTCGCACGTGA
- a CDS encoding DNA-3-methyladenine glycosylase family protein, producing the protein MKRLIGEVGPYALPIRARRSPFESLVRAIAFQQLHEKAAESILARFRTLFPGRRFPRPADVLAVPAEVIREAGFSRAKIAALQDLAAKALDGTVPTTAVIQRLDDEAIIERLIAVRGVGRWTVEMLLIFQLGRPDVLPVDDFGVRNGFRLAYGLSRMPTPKHVLQYGERWRPYRTAAAWYLWRAVDIAKRRMPPAV; encoded by the coding sequence ATGAAGCGTCTGATCGGGGAGGTCGGGCCCTATGCGCTTCCGATCAGGGCCAGGCGTTCGCCGTTTGAGTCGCTGGTTCGCGCCATCGCCTTTCAGCAACTACATGAGAAGGCGGCGGAGAGTATCCTTGCGCGCTTCAGGACCTTGTTCCCCGGTCGCCGGTTTCCGCGCCCGGCCGATGTGCTGGCGGTTCCGGCCGAGGTGATTCGAGAAGCGGGGTTTTCCCGCGCCAAGATCGCGGCACTACAAGATTTGGCAGCCAAGGCGCTGGATGGGACTGTGCCGACCACGGCTGTGATCCAACGGCTGGATGATGAGGCGATTATCGAGCGGCTGATTGCCGTGCGTGGTGTCGGGCGATGGACCGTCGAAATGTTGCTTATTTTCCAACTCGGGCGGCCCGACGTCCTACCCGTGGACGACTTCGGTGTGCGCAACGGATTTCGACTTGCCTACGGTCTGTCGCGCATGCCGACGCCGAAACACGTGCTGCAGTACGGCGAACGCTGGCGACCCTATCGCACCGCTGCCGCCTGGTATCTCTGGCGCGCGGTTGACATCGCAAAGCGACGGATGCCGCCGGCGGTGTGA
- a CDS encoding RidA family protein, which translates to MSRRNVSTGGPWEAKIGYSRAVRVGQSVQVSGTTAMTATGLVGKGDPYAQTIQALKTIEAALVQAGASIADVVRTRIYMANIDQWQEVGRAHGEVFGSVRPATTMVEVKRLIDPDMLIEIEADAIVG; encoded by the coding sequence ATGAGCAGACGGAATGTGTCGACAGGGGGCCCGTGGGAAGCAAAAATCGGCTATTCACGCGCGGTGCGAGTCGGTCAGTCGGTGCAGGTCTCCGGAACAACCGCGATGACGGCTACGGGGCTGGTCGGCAAGGGCGATCCCTACGCGCAGACGATCCAGGCGTTGAAGACGATCGAAGCGGCGCTCGTACAGGCCGGCGCGTCGATCGCCGATGTGGTCCGCACACGGATCTATATGGCCAATATCGATCAGTGGCAGGAAGTCGGCCGGGCGCATGGAGAAGTTTTCGGTTCTGTCCGGCCGGCGACCACGATGGTGGAGGTGAAACGGTTGATCGATCCGGACATGCTCATTGAAATCGAAGCCGACGCGATCGTGGGCTAG
- a CDS encoding SDR family oxidoreductase encodes MGALNGKVAIVTGSSSGIGKAIVLRLAKDGAAVVVHYRTRAQQAGEVVAAIQEQGGTAWLIQADMSRADEARRVISETVGRFGRLDILVNNAGKFSPKSFFETTEADFDALIGLHAKGPYFAMQEAAKVLPEHGRIVNITTAGTQLHFHGASAYLGSKRALEQFTKGIAQELAPRGITVNAVSPGITDTGVLTDQYRQIGLHGSPTQRLGLPGDIADVVAFLVSEDARWLTGQTIQAGGGIVM; translated from the coding sequence ATGGGTGCGTTGAACGGGAAGGTGGCGATCGTCACCGGGTCTTCCAGCGGTATCGGGAAAGCCATTGTCTTGAGGCTGGCCAAAGACGGGGCTGCCGTCGTGGTCCATTACCGGACGCGCGCGCAGCAGGCCGGTGAGGTGGTCGCGGCGATCCAGGAACAGGGCGGCACGGCCTGGCTGATCCAAGCCGACATGAGCCGCGCGGACGAGGCTCGACGGGTGATTTCGGAAACCGTCGGGCGATTCGGCCGGCTGGATATTCTGGTGAACAACGCCGGAAAGTTTTCGCCGAAATCGTTTTTTGAGACCACCGAGGCGGATTTTGACGCGCTGATCGGTCTGCATGCCAAGGGGCCCTACTTTGCGATGCAGGAGGCGGCCAAAGTGCTCCCGGAGCATGGGCGCATCGTGAACATCACCACCGCCGGCACGCAGTTGCATTTTCATGGTGCCAGCGCATATTTGGGCAGTAAACGGGCGCTGGAGCAATTCACCAAGGGTATCGCCCAGGAACTGGCTCCGCGAGGGATTACCGTCAACGCCGTGTCGCCCGGCATTACCGATACCGGAGTCTTGACCGACCAGTACCGGCAGATCGGCCTTCACGGCTCGCCGACGCAGCGCCTTGGATTGCCTGGGGATATTGCCGATGTGGTGGCGTTTCTCGTGAGTGAAGATGCGCGGTGGCTGACGGGACAGACGATTCAGGCCGGCGGCGGCATTGTGATGTGA
- a CDS encoding SAM-dependent methyltransferase: MSIRLDQTVPFGRWLGEYELMFSLSASDRQRRILDCAAGPASFNAELTADGGTVCSFDPLYQFPGDEIQRQFFHKLDQVIDQIRATPEHWVWRYHRNPDELRQHRIGVMERFLADYRTGQGTDRYVCGALPTLPFEPDQFDLALSSHFLFLYSDHFSQAFHLESIRAMTRVASEVRIFPLIALRAERSQHLEPVCERLQRDGYRVSIEPVGYELQRGGHDMLRVYRP; this comes from the coding sequence ATGAGTATTCGCTTGGATCAGACCGTGCCGTTCGGCCGTTGGTTAGGCGAATACGAGCTGATGTTTTCGTTGAGCGCGTCCGACCGTCAACGCCGCATTCTGGACTGCGCCGCCGGGCCGGCCAGCTTCAATGCGGAGCTCACCGCCGACGGCGGCACGGTCTGTTCGTTCGACCCACTGTATCAATTCCCTGGAGACGAGATCCAACGGCAATTCTTCCACAAACTGGACCAGGTCATCGATCAGATCCGGGCGACTCCCGAGCATTGGGTGTGGCGCTACCATCGCAACCCCGACGAACTCCGGCAACATCGAATCGGTGTCATGGAACGATTTCTCGCGGACTACCGGACAGGGCAAGGCACAGACCGGTATGTCTGCGGCGCACTGCCGACCTTGCCGTTCGAGCCCGATCAGTTCGACCTCGCACTCTCGTCCCATTTTCTGTTTCTGTACTCGGACCACTTCTCCCAGGCGTTTCACCTGGAGTCGATTCGCGCCATGACACGAGTCGCGTCCGAGGTGCGGATCTTCCCATTGATCGCGCTGCGGGCCGAGCGGTCGCAACACCTTGAGCCGGTCTGTGAGCGGCTGCAACGGGACGGGTACCGCGTCTCGATTGAACCGGTGGGGTATGAGCTACAACGCGGGGGCCATGACATGCTGCGCGTCTATCGACCATGA
- a CDS encoding nitroreductase family protein has product MEKPAETQFPLHDLLQRRWSPRAFSERMVEPDRLRSLFEAARWAPSSNNEQPWHFILGTKADPAGYDRLFSCLKEGNKKWAFRAPVLLLSVARMHFEDEGTPNRHAWHDTGMAALSLSLQATALGLIAHQMAGFDVEKARADLGIPAGFEPVAMIALGYPGDPAILDERLRQRELAPRERKSAREFVAIGRWNVPPDWQAD; this is encoded by the coding sequence ATGGAAAAGCCGGCCGAGACACAGTTTCCCCTTCACGATTTGCTCCAGCGCCGATGGAGCCCGCGAGCCTTTTCGGAGCGCATGGTGGAGCCGGACAGGTTGCGGAGCCTGTTCGAGGCAGCCAGGTGGGCGCCTTCGTCGAATAACGAGCAGCCGTGGCATTTTATCCTCGGAACGAAGGCGGATCCGGCTGGGTACGATCGGCTCTTTTCCTGTCTCAAGGAAGGCAACAAGAAATGGGCGTTCCGGGCTCCGGTGCTGTTGCTCTCAGTGGCGAGGATGCATTTTGAAGATGAAGGCACACCGAACCGGCATGCCTGGCACGACACCGGTATGGCTGCCCTCAGTCTCTCCTTGCAGGCTACCGCGCTCGGGTTGATCGCTCACCAGATGGCGGGCTTCGATGTGGAGAAGGCTCGCGCTGACCTTGGCATTCCCGCGGGGTTCGAACCGGTGGCGATGATTGCGCTCGGATATCCGGGTGATCCGGCGATATTGGACGAGCGCTTGCGTCAGCGTGAACTGGCGCCGCGCGAGCGGAAGTCTGCGAGGGAGTTTGTTGCCATCGGCCGCTGGAACGTGCCTCCGGATTGGCAAGCCGACTGA
- a CDS encoding OsmC family protein, with the protein MKRHASAQWNGDLKTGKGTVSTQSGVLSQTQYSFTTRFENGNGTNPEELIAAAHAGCFTMALSAQLGAANLVADQLATTATVTMEKLDAGWTVTGIHLDVKGRVPKADAAAWEKATTAAKTGCPISRLLNTTITMETKLES; encoded by the coding sequence ATGAAACGTCACGCCTCGGCACAATGGAACGGCGATTTGAAAACCGGCAAGGGGACGGTCTCGACACAAAGCGGTGTCCTGTCCCAGACCCAATATTCTTTCACGACCCGATTCGAGAACGGTAATGGGACCAATCCCGAAGAACTGATCGCGGCGGCCCATGCCGGCTGTTTCACCATGGCCCTCTCCGCACAGTTGGGCGCGGCGAATCTGGTCGCCGACCAGCTCGCCACGACTGCGACGGTCACGATGGAAAAACTTGACGCAGGGTGGACGGTCACCGGCATTCATTTGGACGTGAAGGGCAGAGTGCCCAAGGCGGATGCAGCCGCTTGGGAGAAAGCGACCACGGCGGCCAAAACCGGATGCCCGATTTCCCGCTTGCTCAATACGACGATTACGATGGAGACGAAATTGGAAAGCTAA
- a CDS encoding glycoside hydrolase family 65 protein produces the protein MWKPHDKAILPVPDQGEEGVNAATPFLSVRVPFAVDPRWALVEAGFDHNCEPGIESIFTVANGYVGTRGSLDERAGPSSPVTYLAGVFTGTGGAGGVLKLAELPDWTHLRVLVEGVPLSLETGTTLDHRRILDLQHGVLFRQWRHQDDRGRVTALTYARAVCLHDRHLLLQSVTVTPENYEGDITIQSATSNPQSEIHWSSELKGNAALLLGQTDRGTTIAMASHSRLEHEKGLESVGNGSGEACAEQWVWRAQRGAAARFDRSVVVYSSREVRDPAEAATGHVRRAAETGLAANLLRHAQAWEERCCASEVEVVGDETAQRALRFAVYHLNSAVNPQDERVSIGARALSGPTYKGHVFWDTEIYLLPFYTFTDPAAARSLLQYRFHTLPAARDRARRLGYQGALYAWESADTGADVTPETVRAPDGRVVQVLTGIQEHHISADIAYAVWQYWQATADEEFFLTAGADILIETARFWATRGRVEPDGRYHIRTVIGPDEYHESVDDNAYTNVMAQWNLERAADTVDWLRSHRADVWPIISERVRVTPDEPDSWRRTAALMVTGFDRATNLFEQFAGFFDLEELDLQPYRPMSVPIDVTIGRERTQRAQVVKQADVVALSALFWERFPVAVHEANVRYYAPRTAHGSSLSPALHAVVSARLGEADLAAQYFYDAAAIDLAHHGGKSAGGVHIATLGGLWQAAVFGMGGIRLREEGLVVAPHLPSNWDRLSFPLQWRGRRISVTIDREPGQVTVDFRSGEPMTIELSQGSMQRITSHHRYVAHRVGPGWSAWQESKR, from the coding sequence ATGTGGAAACCTCACGACAAAGCGATCCTGCCCGTGCCGGATCAGGGCGAAGAAGGGGTGAACGCGGCTACGCCGTTCTTGTCGGTCAGGGTTCCATTCGCCGTTGACCCACGCTGGGCCCTGGTCGAAGCAGGGTTCGACCACAATTGCGAGCCTGGGATCGAGTCGATTTTCACCGTGGCAAATGGTTATGTGGGAACGCGGGGTTCGCTCGACGAACGTGCAGGCCCATCCTCTCCGGTGACGTATCTGGCCGGCGTGTTTACGGGTACCGGGGGAGCAGGAGGCGTCCTGAAACTCGCGGAGCTGCCCGATTGGACGCATCTTCGCGTACTGGTGGAAGGGGTCCCGCTGTCGCTCGAAACCGGAACGACGCTCGATCACCGACGCATCCTCGACCTGCAGCACGGGGTGCTGTTTCGACAGTGGCGGCACCAGGATGACCGAGGCCGAGTGACGGCGCTCACCTATGCGCGCGCCGTGTGTCTTCACGATCGACACCTTTTGCTCCAGTCCGTCACGGTCACGCCGGAAAACTATGAGGGGGACATCACGATCCAATCCGCCACGAGCAATCCTCAGTCGGAGATCCACTGGTCTTCCGAGCTGAAAGGCAATGCAGCCCTGCTCCTGGGGCAGACGGACAGAGGAACAACGATCGCCATGGCCTCTCACAGCCGGCTGGAACATGAGAAGGGTCTGGAGAGTGTGGGGAACGGCTCGGGCGAAGCGTGCGCCGAGCAGTGGGTATGGCGAGCCCAACGGGGCGCGGCGGCTCGGTTCGATCGCTCCGTCGTCGTCTATTCATCTCGCGAGGTCCGGGATCCTGCCGAGGCAGCCACCGGCCATGTTCGCCGAGCTGCCGAGACGGGGCTGGCCGCGAATCTGTTACGACACGCCCAGGCATGGGAGGAGCGGTGCTGTGCGAGCGAAGTCGAGGTGGTCGGCGATGAGACGGCGCAGCGCGCGCTCCGCTTTGCGGTCTATCATCTCAACAGTGCGGTGAATCCACAGGACGAGCGTGTATCCATCGGCGCCAGGGCTCTGAGCGGTCCGACCTACAAGGGGCACGTCTTCTGGGATACTGAAATTTATCTGCTGCCGTTTTACACCTTCACCGATCCTGCGGCGGCGCGGTCGCTCTTGCAGTATCGTTTCCATACGCTTCCGGCCGCTCGCGACAGGGCACGGCGGCTGGGATATCAAGGAGCGTTGTACGCCTGGGAGTCTGCCGATACGGGAGCGGATGTCACGCCGGAGACGGTCCGCGCGCCGGACGGCCGGGTGGTTCAGGTCCTCACGGGGATTCAGGAGCACCATATCAGCGCGGATATCGCCTATGCGGTCTGGCAATATTGGCAGGCGACGGCGGATGAGGAGTTTTTTCTCACGGCCGGCGCAGACATCCTCATCGAAACCGCGCGATTCTGGGCCACTCGTGGTCGGGTAGAGCCTGACGGGCGGTACCACATTCGAACGGTCATCGGCCCGGATGAATACCATGAGTCCGTGGATGACAATGCCTACACGAACGTCATGGCGCAATGGAATCTCGAACGGGCCGCAGACACGGTCGATTGGCTCCGCTCCCACCGTGCGGATGTCTGGCCTATCATCAGCGAGCGTGTGCGGGTCACGCCCGATGAACCGGACTCCTGGCGTCGGACTGCGGCGCTCATGGTGACGGGATTCGATCGCGCAACCAATCTGTTCGAGCAATTTGCCGGCTTTTTTGACCTGGAGGAACTCGACCTCCAGCCATACCGCCCGATGTCGGTTCCCATCGATGTGACGATCGGACGCGAGAGGACGCAGCGCGCTCAAGTCGTGAAACAGGCCGACGTGGTCGCGCTGAGCGCCCTCTTTTGGGAACGGTTCCCCGTTGCCGTCCATGAGGCGAACGTCCGGTACTATGCGCCGCGTACCGCACATGGCAGTTCCTTGAGTCCCGCCCTCCATGCCGTAGTGAGCGCGCGGCTCGGCGAGGCCGATCTGGCGGCCCAGTACTTTTACGACGCAGCGGCGATCGATCTTGCGCATCACGGGGGCAAGTCGGCCGGGGGCGTGCACATCGCCACCCTGGGGGGACTCTGGCAGGCCGCCGTGTTTGGGATGGGGGGAATCAGGCTTCGAGAGGAGGGACTTGTCGTCGCCCCGCACCTTCCATCGAACTGGGACCGGTTATCGTTTCCCCTGCAATGGAGAGGTCGGCGAATCTCCGTGACGATCGATCGCGAGCCGGGACAGGTGACCGTCGATTTCCGGAGCGGTGAACCAATGACCATTGAGTTGAGTCAGGGGTCCATGCAAAGGATCACGTCCCACCATCGTTATGTCGCCCATCGGGTCGGACCCGGTTGGAGCGCCTGGCAGGAATCCAAGCGGTAG
- a CDS encoding HAD family hydrolase: MTQGASGEQPFHPPSIDPTKFDAVLFDLDGVLTKTAVVHATAWKRLFDEYLQAKALRDHVPFQPFDILLDYQRYVDGKLRYDGVRAFLESRHIVLPNGTAHDGPEQETVQGLGNKKDGYFQAHLAQHGIELYDDAMQLLRNVRAQGMRTAVVSASKHTAAVLQKTGLADFFQTRVDGIESERLHLAGKPAPDGFLEAARRLQVDPPRAIVVEDAVAGVQAGRNGGFGLVIGVDRTGHAEDLIRNGAHVVTADLTELCP; encoded by the coding sequence ATGACACAGGGCGCATCCGGAGAACAACCTTTCCATCCGCCGTCCATCGATCCGACCAAGTTCGATGCGGTGCTCTTCGACCTCGATGGAGTCCTCACCAAAACCGCCGTCGTGCATGCCACCGCCTGGAAACGACTGTTCGATGAGTACCTGCAAGCGAAAGCCTTGCGCGATCACGTGCCTTTTCAGCCCTTCGATATCCTGCTCGACTATCAACGATACGTGGACGGCAAACTTCGATACGACGGGGTCCGGGCCTTTCTGGAATCTCGCCACATCGTCCTGCCCAATGGCACGGCGCACGATGGCCCGGAGCAGGAAACCGTCCAGGGGCTCGGGAACAAGAAGGACGGGTACTTCCAAGCGCATCTCGCACAACATGGCATCGAGCTGTATGACGACGCGATGCAGCTTCTCCGGAACGTACGGGCACAGGGCATGCGAACCGCGGTCGTCTCAGCCAGCAAGCACACTGCGGCCGTGCTACAAAAAACCGGCCTCGCGGATTTCTTCCAGACTCGGGTTGACGGTATCGAAAGCGAACGGCTCCATCTTGCAGGCAAGCCGGCCCCAGATGGTTTTCTCGAAGCGGCCAGGCGACTGCAGGTCGATCCGCCTCGAGCCATTGTCGTCGAGGACGCCGTCGCAGGGGTGCAGGCCGGGCGTAACGGTGGATTCGGACTGGTCATCGGCGTCGATCGAACCGGGCATGCGGAAGACCTCATCCGGAACGGGGCGCACGTCGTGACGGCGGACCTGACTGAACTCTGCCCATAA